In one Vulgatibacter incomptus genomic region, the following are encoded:
- a CDS encoding DUF4388 domain-containing protein, whose amino-acid sequence MALRGTIKDFGIAEILQLIGQQAKTGILHLESKSKDEEVHISFLQGNVVGAGDVGRRRRDLLGRMLVRAELLSDAQLEAALDEQKRTLKRLGDILVESGAMTRELLREMTRLQAQETLYRLFSWKSGTYRFEQVEVAWDKESFTPIRSEAVLMEGFRIVDEWPAVRRKIPSKEMTFERLAPLPAQRAEDDLDSNLDQAFGGAIHAGSGASEIGPAERRVMKLVEPGRSVETLIDLSRLGEFETTKALANLVSGGFLRGIAPEPSEARADRAGPGERLAKYGLRVGLSLALALVVGLVAHRASSGEGARSGTGVERTLWDPAAQRAIGEAQLSRIRFALELHRLETGAHPAALSELVEARLLGDGDLRYPWTEPYFYRRTEDRAGYVLLPPLR is encoded by the coding sequence ATGGCGCTCCGCGGCACGATCAAGGACTTCGGGATCGCCGAGATCCTCCAGCTCATCGGCCAGCAGGCCAAGACCGGGATCCTCCACCTCGAGTCGAAGAGCAAGGACGAGGAGGTCCACATCTCCTTCCTCCAGGGGAACGTGGTCGGCGCCGGGGACGTCGGCAGGCGCCGCCGGGACCTCCTGGGGCGGATGCTGGTTCGGGCTGAGCTGCTCTCCGACGCGCAGCTCGAGGCGGCGCTGGACGAGCAGAAGCGGACGCTCAAGCGCCTCGGAGACATCCTCGTCGAGTCCGGTGCGATGACCCGGGAGCTCTTGCGGGAGATGACGAGGCTCCAGGCGCAGGAGACGCTGTACCGGCTCTTCTCCTGGAAGAGCGGCACCTACCGCTTCGAGCAGGTCGAGGTGGCCTGGGACAAGGAGTCCTTCACGCCGATCCGGAGCGAAGCGGTGCTCATGGAGGGCTTCCGGATCGTCGACGAGTGGCCGGCGGTGCGGCGGAAGATCCCGTCGAAGGAGATGACCTTCGAGAGGCTCGCGCCTCTCCCCGCCCAGCGCGCCGAAGACGACCTGGACAGCAACCTCGACCAGGCCTTCGGGGGTGCGATCCACGCAGGATCCGGGGCGTCGGAGATCGGACCCGCCGAGCGGCGGGTGATGAAGCTGGTCGAGCCGGGGCGCTCGGTGGAGACGCTGATCGACCTCTCGCGCCTCGGCGAGTTCGAGACCACCAAGGCGCTGGCCAACCTCGTCTCCGGCGGGTTCCTCCGTGGCATAGCTCCGGAGCCGTCCGAGGCGCGGGCGGATCGCGCGGGTCCGGGCGAGCGCCTCGCCAAATACGGGCTCCGCGTCGGCCTGAGTCTCGCCCTCGCGCTCGTGGTCGGGCTCGTGGCCCATCGGGCGTCGAGCGGGGAGGGCGCGCGATCGGGCACCGGCGTGGAGAGGACCCTCTGGGATCCGGCCGCACAGCGGGCGATCGGCGAAGCCCAGCTCTCGCGGATCCGGTTCGCCCTCGAGCTCCACCGGCTCGAGACGGGAGCCCATCCCGCCGCGCTCTCCGAGCTCGTCGAGGCCCGTCTGCTCGGCGACGGCGATCTCCGCTATCCCTGGACGGAACCGTACTTCTATCGGAGAACGGAGGACCGGGCCGGATACGTGCTCCTGCCTCCCTTGCGATAA
- a CDS encoding PhoH family protein — translation MRETTHRVELDDSNLAQTLAGAQNEHLKLLERRAGVRISNRGTTVTLVGDEPKVLLAERVIQELYGLLRAGYPLYPEDIEQAAKVLAARKDVSLKEIFLDTVFISNRNRVIAPKGLAQKRYIDAIRSHDIVFGIGPAGTGKTYLAMAMAVAALLERRIKRIVLCRPAVEAGEKLGFLPGDLAEKVNPYLRPLYDALNDMMDSEKAQGLIEKGTVEVAPLAFMRGRTLNDSFVILDEAQNTTVEQMKMFLTRLGFGSRAVITGDVTQVDLPSGRTSGLADARETLEGVEGISFCGFSEVDVVRHPLVQQVVLAYEAQEARRAARKAAAAAPKEEVEPAA, via the coding sequence ATGCGGGAAACCACCCATCGCGTAGAGCTCGACGACAGCAACCTGGCCCAGACCCTCGCGGGTGCGCAGAACGAGCACCTCAAGCTCCTGGAGCGCCGCGCCGGCGTCCGGATCAGCAACCGAGGCACCACCGTCACACTTGTGGGCGACGAGCCCAAGGTCCTGCTCGCCGAGCGGGTGATCCAGGAGCTCTACGGGCTCCTCCGCGCCGGCTATCCGCTCTATCCGGAGGACATCGAGCAGGCCGCCAAGGTGCTCGCGGCGCGGAAGGACGTCTCCCTCAAGGAGATCTTCCTCGACACCGTCTTCATCTCCAACCGAAACCGGGTGATCGCGCCCAAGGGCCTCGCCCAGAAGCGCTACATCGACGCCATCCGCAGCCACGACATCGTCTTCGGCATCGGCCCGGCGGGCACCGGCAAGACCTACCTCGCCATGGCCATGGCGGTGGCGGCTCTCCTGGAGCGGCGGATCAAGCGGATCGTCCTCTGCCGTCCGGCCGTCGAGGCCGGCGAGAAGCTCGGCTTCCTCCCCGGCGACCTCGCCGAGAAGGTGAACCCCTACCTGCGCCCCCTCTACGACGCCCTCAACGACATGATGGACTCAGAGAAGGCCCAGGGGCTCATCGAGAAGGGCACGGTCGAGGTGGCGCCGCTCGCCTTCATGCGCGGCCGCACCCTCAACGACTCCTTCGTCATCCTCGACGAGGCGCAGAACACCACCGTCGAGCAGATGAAGATGTTCCTCACCCGCCTCGGCTTCGGCTCCCGCGCGGTGATCACCGGCGACGTCACCCAGGTCGACCTCCCCTCCGGCCGCACCTCCGGCCTCGCCGACGCCCGCGAGACCCTCGAGGGCGTCGAGGGCATCTCCTTCTGCGGCTTCAGCGAGGTCGACGTGGTCCGCCACCCCCTCGTGCAGCAGGTGGTCCTCGCCTACGAGGCCCAGGAAGCCCGCCGCGCCGCCCGAAAGGCCGCCGCGGCCGCTCCGAAGGAAGAGGTCGAGCCCGCGGCGTAG
- a CDS encoding HD family phosphohydrolase, translated as MARTKDKAALPTEPKRVSLSGVVDRLLGLVLLALVAAAAATALNPGLLDPRIPYDDRDLGSFATATIKANRAYDLPDEETTRRMREEAVAAVRAVYEYDALAVDAIVARIHSGFDFARSLSREAETEGASSPHKVETPKGDASKEAPSYRAIERERGEIERRLGARLEEEELAALTRAGFPEAVEEGVVTLVTQVMREMVVGDREELAQHRSRGIAIRRLGPKSVVTEEFLSEVGGIRDLSAVRERIEGNVESLSRLPRELRLAAVNLARREIRTNLKYDGELTRKRREDAGAAVKPVAIQLKKGEKIIGDGERIEARHLAIFRGMRAQSQETDLVQARIGGALLAALLALGLFGFARSGKGFLRLSRKDRVLLALLLSGMLVFSRFAITLGELLRERVPTIPVEAWTWVVPFAAGAMALRFVLGAAPALLFSVAFAALAGVMAGNSLAVGVFVLLGSLAGAARVAGARDRGGIFKAGAAAGLAQAASVICFALFAGQLLSWELVVSVLTAFVGGAVFTPILVTALIALFESVFGYTTDLRLLELANLNHSALKELIVQAPGTYHHSIIVGTLVEGAAEAIGANPLLAKVCAYYHDLGKGKNPLYFGENQRGGNRHDDLPPEESARLIIEHVATGLELARKHKLPRVVADAIPQHHGTRLVGYFYHKALREQEGREAPEPVDPTLYRYAGPKPQSPETALVMMADAAEAASRSLADPSEEKLRQLVNKLIAGISADGQLDECGLTLRDLSRIGASFCATLQGIYHSRPEYPAGAHDAAAKASLAASHPPDAEAPPTNVRALRK; from the coding sequence ATGGCGCGAACCAAGGACAAGGCAGCGCTCCCGACGGAGCCGAAACGCGTATCCCTCTCAGGGGTCGTGGACCGGCTTCTGGGCCTGGTTCTCCTGGCCCTGGTCGCCGCTGCGGCCGCTACGGCTCTGAACCCCGGACTCCTCGATCCCCGGATCCCCTACGACGACCGGGATCTGGGGAGCTTCGCGACCGCGACCATCAAGGCCAACCGCGCCTACGATCTCCCCGACGAGGAAACCACGCGGCGCATGCGCGAAGAGGCCGTTGCCGCGGTGCGGGCGGTCTACGAGTACGACGCGCTGGCGGTGGACGCCATCGTCGCCCGGATCCACAGCGGCTTCGACTTCGCACGCTCGCTCAGCCGGGAGGCCGAAACCGAGGGTGCGAGTTCGCCTCACAAGGTCGAGACCCCCAAGGGCGACGCGTCGAAGGAGGCCCCGTCCTATCGGGCGATCGAGCGCGAGCGGGGCGAGATCGAGCGGCGGCTGGGCGCTCGCCTCGAAGAGGAGGAACTGGCGGCCCTCACCCGGGCGGGATTCCCGGAGGCGGTGGAGGAGGGCGTCGTCACCCTGGTGACCCAGGTGATGCGCGAGATGGTGGTGGGAGACCGCGAGGAGCTCGCCCAGCACCGGAGCCGAGGGATAGCGATCCGCCGGCTGGGCCCCAAGAGCGTGGTCACGGAGGAGTTCCTCTCAGAGGTGGGCGGGATCCGCGACCTGTCCGCGGTTCGCGAGCGGATCGAAGGGAACGTCGAGAGCCTCTCCCGCCTCCCCCGCGAGCTGCGCCTGGCTGCGGTGAACCTCGCCCGGCGTGAGATTCGGACCAACCTCAAGTACGACGGCGAGCTGACTCGCAAGCGCCGGGAGGACGCGGGCGCGGCGGTGAAGCCGGTGGCGATCCAGCTCAAGAAGGGCGAGAAGATCATCGGCGACGGTGAGCGGATCGAGGCTCGGCACCTGGCGATCTTCCGCGGAATGCGGGCCCAGTCCCAGGAGACGGACCTCGTGCAGGCCCGGATCGGCGGCGCTCTCCTCGCCGCGCTCCTGGCGCTCGGCCTCTTCGGCTTCGCGCGCTCGGGCAAAGGCTTCCTGCGCCTCTCGAGAAAGGATCGCGTCCTCCTCGCGCTGCTGCTCTCGGGGATGCTCGTCTTTTCGCGCTTCGCGATCACGCTGGGCGAGCTCCTGCGCGAGCGCGTCCCCACGATCCCGGTGGAGGCCTGGACCTGGGTCGTCCCCTTCGCGGCGGGGGCGATGGCCCTCCGCTTCGTGCTCGGCGCCGCGCCGGCGCTGCTCTTCTCCGTGGCCTTCGCCGCCCTCGCCGGGGTGATGGCCGGCAACTCCCTCGCCGTCGGCGTCTTCGTCCTCCTGGGCTCCCTGGCCGGGGCGGCGCGGGTGGCGGGAGCACGCGATCGCGGCGGGATCTTCAAGGCCGGCGCCGCGGCGGGTCTCGCGCAGGCGGCCTCGGTGATCTGCTTCGCCCTCTTCGCGGGCCAGCTCCTCTCCTGGGAGCTCGTGGTGAGCGTGCTCACGGCCTTCGTGGGCGGAGCGGTCTTCACTCCGATCCTGGTCACGGCGCTGATCGCGCTCTTCGAGAGCGTCTTCGGCTACACCACCGACCTTCGCCTCCTCGAGCTCGCGAACCTGAACCACTCCGCGCTCAAGGAGCTGATCGTCCAGGCGCCGGGCACCTACCACCACTCGATCATCGTCGGGACCCTCGTGGAGGGGGCCGCCGAGGCGATCGGGGCCAACCCCCTGCTGGCCAAGGTCTGCGCGTACTACCACGACCTCGGCAAGGGGAAGAACCCGCTCTACTTCGGCGAGAACCAGCGGGGCGGCAACCGCCACGACGACCTGCCGCCCGAGGAGTCGGCGCGCCTGATCATCGAGCATGTCGCGACCGGCCTCGAGCTGGCGCGGAAGCACAAGCTGCCCCGCGTGGTCGCGGACGCCATCCCCCAGCACCACGGGACACGCCTGGTGGGTTATTTCTATCACAAGGCGTTGCGTGAGCAGGAGGGGAGGGAGGCGCCCGAGCCGGTGGACCCGACCCTCTACCGCTACGCAGGGCCCAAGCCCCAGTCTCCCGAGACCGCCCTGGTGATGATGGCCGATGCGGCCGAGGCCGCCTCCCGCTCCCTCGCGGATCCGTCCGAGGAGAAGCTGCGGCAGCTCGTGAACAAGCTCATCGCCGGCATCTCGGCGGATGGCCAGCTCGACGAGTGCGGCCTCACCCTGCGGGATCTCTCCCGGATCGGGGCGAGCTTCTGCGCCACGCTCCAAGGCATCTACCACTCGCGGCCGGAGTATCCGGCGGGTGCACACGACGCGGCCGCCAAGGCGAGCCTCGCGGCCTCGCATCCGCCCGACGCCGAGGCGCCGCCGACGAACGTCCGCGCCCTTCGCAAGTAG
- the ybeY gene encoding rRNA maturation RNase YbeY translates to MADIQIKNEHPEGAYGVRILRARAREFLEKLGKGDVELSILLTTDPGIQELNRRFRRKNRPTDVLSFPAGNEEPLLPGFPIPLGDLAISLDTARRRASEDGRSLAFELSRYLAHGLLHLLGYDHEVSEREARRMARKEAELLGVPGMLADAQGVGPKPSRASRTGVEKGSKGSRETGRGR, encoded by the coding sequence GTGGCCGACATCCAGATCAAGAACGAGCACCCCGAGGGCGCCTACGGCGTCCGGATCCTGCGCGCGCGGGCCCGCGAGTTCCTCGAGAAGCTCGGGAAGGGCGACGTGGAGCTCTCCATCCTCCTGACCACCGACCCCGGGATTCAGGAGCTGAACCGGCGCTTCCGGCGCAAGAACCGACCCACGGACGTGCTCTCCTTCCCAGCGGGGAACGAGGAGCCGTTGTTGCCGGGCTTTCCGATCCCGCTCGGCGATCTGGCGATCTCCCTCGATACCGCGCGAAGAAGGGCCTCCGAGGACGGGAGGAGCCTCGCCTTCGAGCTCTCCCGCTATCTGGCCCACGGTCTTCTCCACCTCCTGGGGTACGATCACGAGGTCTCCGAGCGGGAGGCGCGGCGCATGGCCCGCAAGGAGGCGGAGCTCCTCGGCGTGCCGGGGATGCTCGCCGACGCCCAGGGGGTAGGACCGAAACCTTCACGGGCGTCCCGAACCGGGGTAGAAAAGGGAAGCAAGGGCTCCCGAGAGACGGGGAGGGGACGATGA
- the prfB gene encoding peptide chain release factor 2 (programmed frameshift): MIDEIQGRMDELKVRLDALRGAFDVEPLRLRAEEIEQMSLQPGFWDDQKAAQALNKEKARAEELVRAWDSPSRALDDAFALLELANEAGDEDSRKEAEGSLDAIEEAIRGLELRRMLSGPNDGADAIIEINSGAGGTESMDWAAMLLRMYTRYCERQGWEVELADYTEGEEAGLKSASILVRGEFAYGFLKAEAGVHRLVRISPFDSQARRQTSFASVFVYPDIEADIEIDVKESDVRIDVYRSSGAGGQKVNKTSSAVRITHIATGIVVAVQNERSQHKNRDLAWKILKARLYELEEKKRNAEKQAIEETKTDIGWGSQIRSYVLAPYRLVKDTRTGEESSQVDKVLDGELQPFLEAFLLGKRNTSKGGLPE; encoded by the exons ATGATCGACGAGATTCAGGGACGGATGGACGAGCTGAAGGTGCGCCTCGACGCGCTCCGG GGGGCCTTTGACGTCGAGCCTTTGAGGCTTCGCGCGGAGGAGATCGAGCAGATGTCGCTGCAGCCGGGCTTCTGGGACGACCAGAAGGCGGCGCAGGCGCTCAACAAGGAGAAGGCGCGGGCCGAAGAGCTCGTCCGCGCGTGGGACAGCCCCTCGCGGGCCCTCGACGACGCCTTTGCGCTCCTCGAGCTGGCGAACGAGGCGGGCGACGAGGATTCCCGCAAAGAGGCCGAGGGCAGCCTGGACGCGATCGAGGAGGCCATCCGCGGTCTGGAGCTCCGCCGCATGCTCTCCGGCCCCAACGACGGGGCGGACGCGATCATCGAGATCAACTCCGGCGCCGGCGGCACCGAGTCCATGGACTGGGCCGCGATGCTGCTGCGCATGTACACCCGCTACTGCGAGAGGCAGGGCTGGGAGGTCGAGCTCGCCGACTACACCGAGGGCGAGGAGGCCGGCCTCAAGAGCGCGTCGATCCTGGTGCGGGGCGAGTTCGCGTACGGCTTCCTGAAGGCGGAGGCGGGCGTGCACCGGCTGGTGCGCATCTCGCCCTTCGACTCGCAGGCCCGGCGGCAGACGTCGTTCGCGAGCGTCTTCGTCTACCCCGACATCGAGGCCGACATCGAGATCGACGTGAAGGAGTCGGACGTCCGGATCGACGTCTACCGCTCCTCGGGCGCCGGCGGCCAGAAGGTGAACAAGACCTCCTCGGCCGTGCGCATCACCCACATCGCCACCGGCATCGTGGTGGCGGTGCAGAACGAGCGCTCCCAGCACAAGAACCGCGACCTCGCCTGGAAGATCCTCAAGGCCCGGCTCTACGAGCTCGAGGAGAAGAAGCGGAACGCCGAGAAGCAGGCCATCGAAGAGACGAAGACGGACATCGGCTGGGGCAGCCAGATCCGGTCCTACGTCCTCGCCCCCTACCGGCTCGTGAAGGACACGCGCACCGGAGAGGAGAGCTCGCAGGTGGACAAGGTCCTCGACGGCGAGCTCCAGCCCTTCCTCGAGGCCTTCCTGCTGGGCAAGAGGAACACCAGCAAGGGCGGCCTCCCCGAATAA
- the mazG gene encoding nucleoside triphosphate pyrophosphohydrolase has protein sequence METKTTEKAAVQLKRLLEMMTRLRAPDGCPWDREQTMESLRPYLVEECYEVLDAIDSGSKSEHREELGDLLFQIVFQAELARESGDWDLADVIQAIADKLEYRHPHVFGDVRVGSVAEVEQNWAKLKAAEKEKKKGRRVSVLDGVPRHAPGLVRAERLTEKASRIGFDWPNLAGVRSKVDEELGELDEALAGGDRAAIEHELGDVLFSLANLARHARVPAEEALRMAIRRFETRFTWMEERLHERTGGAEASAEEMDALWEEAKRREASGS, from the coding sequence ATGGAGACGAAGACCACCGAGAAGGCAGCCGTCCAGCTGAAGCGCCTCCTCGAGATGATGACGCGGCTGCGCGCACCCGACGGATGCCCCTGGGATCGGGAGCAGACGATGGAGTCGCTCCGGCCGTACCTGGTCGAGGAATGCTACGAGGTGCTGGACGCCATCGACTCGGGCTCGAAGTCGGAGCACCGGGAGGAGCTCGGCGACCTCCTCTTCCAGATCGTCTTCCAGGCCGAGCTGGCCCGGGAGAGCGGCGACTGGGACCTGGCCGACGTGATCCAGGCGATCGCCGACAAGCTCGAATACCGCCACCCCCACGTCTTCGGCGACGTCAGGGTCGGGAGCGTCGCGGAGGTCGAGCAGAACTGGGCGAAGCTGAAGGCAGCGGAGAAGGAGAAGAAGAAGGGGCGCCGCGTCTCGGTGCTCGACGGCGTCCCCCGGCACGCGCCCGGCCTCGTTCGGGCGGAGCGCCTCACGGAGAAGGCCTCTCGTATCGGCTTCGACTGGCCGAATCTGGCGGGCGTGCGCTCCAAGGTCGACGAGGAGCTCGGCGAGCTCGACGAGGCGCTGGCCGGCGGCGACCGGGCCGCGATCGAGCACGAGCTCGGCGACGTGCTCTTCTCTCTGGCCAACCTGGCGCGCCACGCGCGCGTGCCGGCCGAGGAGGCCCTCCGGATGGCGATCCGCCGCTTCGAGACCCGCTTCACGTGGATGGAGGAGCGGCTCCACGAGCGCACGGGAGGAGCCGAGGCCTCCGCAGAGGAGATGGACGCCCTATGGGAGGAGGCGAAGCGCCGGGAGGCGTCCGGCTCGTAG
- a CDS encoding tetratricopeptide repeat protein: protein MRSVRLRPIRLVAALAALLSTVLPVAAGAARPLAGSHGVATPSEESWGDEGFEAEARRLGEAEERRLVEEAAHRAGLTAARRGQAAPAPEAADPDKARRLEADDELARLVVLPEETLEDLEHAWRDRREAVARGDLLAAATAESRVLDLRHRLDVAELDTFAAAAVRESQALTWSDPAAALARAQLAVALSPSLPAAHLSRLAARFAADPWDVADWGHSGLEALRAGLGHERHLRPFLADLGVAAGLALALTGAFTLLLLALRHGRHVLHDFHHLFPRQVARLQSGAVALVLLALPVAFGLGPLVFASGVVAAIWLYLSRTEKTVLGVWLVVLGLLPAGAGWLADRTAWSGTLAEVVDRVDRGADLRLAEALAPRSEAKDPRPEELFALARVEKRQGKLDAAESLFARALVLRPGWAHASVGLGNVRFLRGDWTGAARLYDEALEADPGLAETWFNLSRVYYRQVDFPRGQQARDRAVELDPTLVARYGKGGGEPDAAGGHRFLADPSLREADLVALATRPGESARVTAQIAGWLAPRVPAPLVTWLGLVIVAGLAALASFRGRVRPSRGCARCGRSVCERCDPETSRGPDCGQCVHVFGRRGRVDPAARVRKELAVASYRARRGVVLRCSAILLAAPALKGRAARGALVIGIFAFFGILLAISDGVIRPAFVFDAAWKAALLTTATAATYLLGIREGWKEPG, encoded by the coding sequence TTGAGGAGCGTTCGGCTTCGGCCCATCCGTCTCGTCGCGGCGCTGGCGGCGCTGCTGTCGACCGTGCTCCCGGTCGCAGCGGGCGCGGCGCGTCCGCTCGCGGGTTCCCACGGCGTCGCCACCCCCTCGGAGGAGAGCTGGGGCGACGAAGGCTTCGAGGCGGAGGCGCGGCGGCTAGGCGAGGCGGAGGAGCGCCGGCTCGTGGAGGAGGCGGCCCACCGGGCGGGGCTCACCGCCGCGAGGAGGGGACAAGCTGCGCCCGCTCCCGAGGCCGCCGACCCGGACAAGGCCCGCAGGCTCGAGGCCGACGACGAGCTCGCCCGCCTCGTCGTTCTCCCGGAAGAGACCCTCGAGGACCTCGAGCACGCGTGGCGCGACAGGCGGGAGGCCGTAGCCCGCGGCGATCTCCTGGCGGCGGCCACGGCCGAGAGCCGCGTGCTCGATCTCCGCCACAGGCTGGACGTAGCCGAGCTCGACACCTTCGCGGCCGCTGCCGTCCGTGAGAGCCAGGCCCTGACCTGGAGCGATCCCGCCGCCGCCCTCGCGAGGGCCCAGCTCGCCGTGGCCCTCTCGCCCTCGCTCCCTGCAGCGCACCTGTCGCGGCTCGCAGCGCGCTTCGCCGCCGATCCCTGGGACGTCGCGGACTGGGGCCACTCGGGCCTCGAGGCCCTCCGGGCGGGGCTCGGCCACGAGCGACACCTGCGGCCATTCCTCGCCGACCTGGGCGTCGCCGCAGGCCTCGCGCTGGCGCTCACGGGCGCCTTCACGCTGCTGCTCCTGGCCTTGCGCCACGGCCGCCACGTCCTCCACGACTTCCACCACCTCTTCCCTCGCCAGGTCGCGCGCCTCCAAAGCGGAGCGGTCGCCCTGGTGCTCCTCGCGCTGCCCGTCGCGTTCGGCCTCGGCCCGCTGGTCTTCGCGTCGGGCGTCGTCGCGGCGATCTGGCTCTACCTCTCCCGAACCGAGAAGACCGTGCTCGGCGTCTGGCTCGTGGTCTTGGGCCTGCTGCCTGCGGGAGCCGGGTGGCTCGCCGATCGCACGGCCTGGAGCGGAACGCTCGCCGAGGTGGTGGATCGAGTGGACCGCGGCGCCGATCTGCGCCTCGCCGAGGCGCTGGCGCCGAGGAGCGAGGCGAAGGATCCGAGGCCCGAGGAGCTCTTCGCGCTCGCTCGGGTCGAGAAGCGCCAGGGGAAGCTCGACGCCGCAGAGTCGCTCTTCGCAAGGGCCCTTGTTCTCAGGCCGGGTTGGGCCCACGCGTCCGTCGGCCTCGGAAACGTCCGCTTCCTCCGCGGCGATTGGACCGGCGCCGCCCGCCTGTATGACGAGGCGCTCGAGGCGGATCCCGGCCTGGCCGAGACCTGGTTCAACCTCTCGCGGGTCTACTACCGGCAGGTCGACTTCCCCAGGGGACAGCAGGCGCGGGATCGGGCGGTCGAGCTCGATCCGACGCTCGTCGCCCGATACGGCAAGGGCGGCGGTGAGCCGGACGCTGCGGGCGGCCATCGTTTCCTCGCCGATCCCTCCCTTCGCGAGGCCGATCTCGTCGCGCTGGCGACCCGGCCCGGCGAGTCCGCCCGAGTCACGGCCCAGATCGCCGGCTGGCTCGCTCCCAGGGTCCCCGCTCCGCTCGTCACCTGGCTGGGACTGGTGATCGTCGCCGGGCTCGCAGCCCTGGCTTCGTTCCGTGGGCGCGTTCGCCCGAGCCGCGGTTGCGCGCGATGCGGGCGCTCCGTCTGCGAGCGATGCGACCCCGAGACCTCGCGAGGCCCGGACTGCGGCCAGTGCGTCCACGTCTTCGGTCGCCGCGGCCGGGTGGATCCGGCGGCCCGCGTCCGGAAGGAGCTCGCGGTCGCCAGCTACCGTGCGCGCCGGGGCGTCGTCCTTCGCTGCAGCGCGATCCTCCTCGCGGCGCCGGCGCTCAAGGGGCGGGCGGCGCGGGGGGCGCTCGTCATCGGGATCTTCGCCTTCTTCGGGATCCTCCTGGCGATCAGCGACGGCGTGATCCGGCCGGCCTTCGTCTTCGACGCGGCCTGGAAGGCGGCGCTCCTCACCACCGCGACGGCGGCGACCTATCTCCTCGGCATTCGCGAAGGCTGGAAGGAACCGGGCTGA